The following coding sequences lie in one Jonesia denitrificans DSM 20603 genomic window:
- the rnhA gene encoding ribonuclease HI — MWTDGACKGNPGVGGWGVWMTSGAHTKELFGGENHTTNNRMELMAVIEGLRALKRPCDVNLHVDSTYVMKGITSWIHGWKRNGWRTADKKPVKNAELWRELDDQVTRHRVTWTWVKGHSGDVGNDKADELANKGVELVRSTTSSTPTEPPSRHMPATKE; from the coding sequence ATGTGGACCGACGGGGCCTGCAAAGGGAACCCCGGGGTAGGGGGTTGGGGTGTGTGGATGACCTCCGGGGCCCACACCAAAGAACTCTTTGGTGGTGAAAACCACACAACGAATAATCGCATGGAGCTCATGGCCGTCATTGAAGGGCTCCGCGCACTCAAACGTCCCTGTGATGTAAACCTCCACGTTGACTCCACTTACGTGATGAAAGGCATCACCTCGTGGATTCATGGGTGGAAACGCAACGGGTGGCGTACTGCAGACAAAAAACCTGTCAAGAACGCTGAACTCTGGCGCGAACTTGACGACCAAGTCACCCGCCACCGCGTCACCTGGACCTGGGTGAAAGGTCACTCCGGAGACGTAGGAAACGACAAAGCTGACGAACTCGCCAACAAGGGAGTCGAACTTGTGCGCTCAACGACGAGTAGCACACCCACGGAACCACCCTCCCGGCACATGCCGGCCACCAAGGAGTAG
- the map gene encoding type I methionyl aminopeptidase yields the protein MIEKKTPEQIEKMRVVGAVVATALEEMQQAAAPGVSLKELDAVGAQVLADHGATSPFLNYHPDWAPSPFPGSICASVNDAVVHGIPTDQLIADGDVVSIDFGAVLDGWCGDAARTFIVGTPRPEDEHLIEVTRQALYAGIEAAQVGNTVGDIGHAVHALARKHRLGNLEDHGGHGIGTEMHMDPFVPNKAKKGKGTRLEEGMVICIEPMFILGGKDSYYYDDDGWTIRSIKGGRSAHWEHTIAITAQGPDILTIP from the coding sequence GTGATTGAGAAGAAAACGCCAGAACAGATCGAAAAGATGCGGGTTGTTGGTGCAGTTGTTGCCACCGCCCTCGAGGAAATGCAACAAGCAGCCGCACCAGGAGTGTCACTCAAAGAGCTCGACGCTGTCGGCGCTCAAGTCCTCGCCGACCATGGTGCAACATCCCCCTTCCTCAACTACCACCCAGACTGGGCGCCATCACCCTTCCCCGGATCCATCTGTGCATCCGTCAACGACGCCGTGGTCCACGGTATCCCCACCGACCAACTGATCGCAGACGGTGACGTCGTGTCCATCGACTTTGGTGCGGTCCTTGACGGATGGTGCGGTGACGCCGCCCGCACCTTCATCGTTGGCACACCACGCCCCGAAGACGAACACCTCATCGAGGTCACACGCCAAGCCCTCTACGCCGGGATCGAAGCCGCCCAGGTAGGAAACACCGTGGGAGACATCGGCCACGCTGTTCACGCACTAGCCCGCAAACACCGCCTCGGTAACCTCGAAGACCACGGTGGACACGGCATCGGCACAGAAATGCACATGGACCCCTTCGTCCCCAACAAAGCCAAAAAAGGGAAAGGCACACGCCTCGAAGAGGGCATGGTCATCTGCATTGAACCCATGTTCATCCTCGGCGGCAAAGACAGCTACTACTACGACGACGACGGGTGGACCATCCGATCCATCAAAGGCGGCCGCTCAGCGCACTGGGAGCACACCATCGCCATCACAGCGCAAGGGCCTGACATCCTCACAATCCCATGA
- the orn gene encoding oligoribonuclease, whose product MTNSAPTHPIVWIDCEMTGLDITQDALIEIAAIVTDSELNPLDEGIDLVIKPPTEALTTMGDFVRTMHTRSGLLNELDDGLTLEDAEQRVLRYVKKHSPVARKAPLAGNSVGTDRLFLNRDMPALTAHLHYRIIDVSSMKELARRWYPRTYYAAPGKNGGHRALADILESIDELRYYRKAMFKESPGLDTQQSRRVAADIVQNSVSGTITALSVPSSEDTPN is encoded by the coding sequence ATGACCAACAGCGCACCCACTCACCCCATTGTGTGGATCGACTGCGAAATGACCGGGCTCGACATCACCCAAGATGCGCTCATCGAAATCGCAGCGATCGTGACCGACAGCGAGCTCAATCCCCTCGACGAGGGGATTGACCTCGTCATCAAACCTCCCACAGAAGCCCTGACCACGATGGGCGACTTTGTGCGGACCATGCACACCCGCTCCGGGCTGCTCAACGAACTCGACGACGGACTCACCCTCGAAGACGCCGAACAACGTGTGTTGCGCTACGTCAAAAAACACAGTCCCGTAGCCCGTAAAGCCCCCCTGGCAGGAAACTCTGTGGGCACGGACCGTCTCTTCCTCAACAGAGACATGCCTGCCCTCACCGCGCACCTGCACTACCGCATCATCGACGTGTCTTCCATGAAAGAACTCGCACGCCGCTGGTACCCCCGCACCTACTACGCCGCACCTGGGAAAAACGGGGGACACCGAGCGCTCGCAGACATCCTGGAATCCATTGATGAACTGCGGTACTACCGCAAGGCCATGTTCAAAGAGAGCCCAGGCCTTGACACACAACAATCACGTCGGGTCGCAGCGGACATTGTGCAGAACTCTGTCAGCGGAACGATCACCGCACTGTCCGTTCCCTCCTCCGAGGACACCCCCAACTAG
- a CDS encoding zinc ribbon domain-containing protein, translating into MHDHYLKDTIYCGQCGERLIITNARNRHGNVYPYFVCSGRHSGKTECTRQAMLIEDVERLIEKYYEMIEVSPGMRHDLAGKIHADFDLLMANETKELSRLTSERDRLDDERMKLLQAHYAGAVPIDLLKQEQERIANQIRDIQHRLEAHHEEYASARANFDDSLGLLATIVSVY; encoded by the coding sequence GTGCATGACCACTACCTGAAGGACACCATCTACTGCGGTCAGTGCGGCGAACGGCTGATCATCACGAACGCAAGAAACCGGCACGGCAACGTCTACCCATACTTCGTGTGCTCAGGCAGGCACTCTGGGAAGACCGAGTGCACAAGGCAAGCCATGCTCATCGAAGACGTCGAGCGGCTCATCGAGAAATACTACGAGATGATCGAAGTGTCACCCGGCATGCGGCATGACCTCGCCGGAAAGATTCACGCAGACTTCGACCTGCTCATGGCGAACGAGACGAAAGAGTTGTCGCGGCTGACGAGCGAGCGCGACCGTCTCGATGATGAGCGGATGAAGCTGTTGCAGGCCCACTATGCGGGGGCGGTACCGATCGACCTGTTGAAGCAGGAGCAAGAACGCATCGCGAACCAGATCAGGGACATTCAACACCGGCTCGAAGCACATCACGAGGAGTATGCGTCGGCTCGGGCAAACTTCGATGACTCGCTCGGGCTGCTCGCCACCATCGTGAGTGTGTACTAG
- a CDS encoding heavy-metal-associated domain-containing protein, whose protein sequence is MANATDITHTLLRAEGFSCPSCVTKIEKQVGKLDGVENVTVHFASGRVEIDHDETRSSVDDLIAAVDKAGYKSKASAF, encoded by the coding sequence ATGGCGAACGCTACTGACATCACCCACACTCTGCTGCGCGCCGAGGGTTTCTCGTGCCCGTCGTGCGTGACCAAGATCGAGAAGCAGGTCGGCAAGCTCGATGGCGTCGAGAACGTGACGGTGCACTTCGCCTCGGGTCGCGTTGAGATCGACCACGATGAGACAAGAAGTTCCGTCGACGATCTCATTGCTGCTGTCGATAAGGCCGGCTATAAGTCGAAGGCCTCCGCGTTCTAG
- a CDS encoding heavy metal translocating P-type ATPase, translating into MNAFRKWRYGNWFIPVVSGLLILVSFGVEKLFVGSWNVTVGPQWWIDAGEHAHGSGHVFTLANAFMLAAAIVAGYGIVVKAVRALLVKFISIDLLVSIAAFGAILIGNFWEAAAVTFLFAIGHALEAGTMNKTRAALAELVAVAPDVAVVMRDGEQVEIAAHQVRMGEIVLVKNGAKVPVDGQVVSGTGAIDEASITGESIPVEKTKSDHVFAGTISRGGFLQVMATGIGADTTLARIIHRVEEAQDAKAKTQAFIDRFSKWYTPAVMVLALAAGLISGDVVLGLTLLVIGCPGALVISIPVAIVAGIGRSARNGILIKGGEYLETSAKISAVAVDKTGTLTEGRPVLTDIVVLNPEADRREVLRWAAAAEAGSEHPLARPILDTAREEGVAPEGLPGSVTPVVGKGIVADAHDKRVLIGNVPLLEQYGIVNDAGAAVAAKKLAAAGKTPMIVAVDESLLGVIGVADTIREDAPEMIRRLHASGVQKVVMLTGDTRLVAEAIGEAVGIDEIHASLLPEDKLDAVARLQREGHTVAMVGDGVNDAPALATADIGVAMGAAGSAVAVETADIALMGDNLLKLPEAISLAKRTVNVMRQNIWIALITVVVLLVGVFAGGVTMAIGMLVHEGSVLIVILNAVRLLRNTQGATALSRSERARAAHETGRPVEPATAQSSSELPS; encoded by the coding sequence GTGAACGCGTTCCGTAAGTGGCGGTATGGCAACTGGTTCATTCCCGTTGTCTCGGGCCTCCTCATTCTCGTGTCGTTTGGCGTCGAAAAGCTCTTCGTCGGCAGCTGGAACGTCACGGTCGGTCCGCAATGGTGGATCGACGCTGGCGAACACGCCCACGGTTCTGGTCATGTGTTTACCCTTGCGAACGCGTTCATGCTCGCCGCAGCAATTGTCGCGGGGTACGGAATCGTCGTGAAGGCCGTCCGGGCACTGCTCGTAAAGTTCATCAGTATCGACCTGCTCGTATCGATTGCAGCGTTCGGCGCGATACTCATCGGCAACTTCTGGGAAGCTGCCGCCGTGACGTTCCTCTTCGCGATCGGTCACGCTCTCGAAGCCGGCACGATGAACAAGACCCGTGCAGCGCTCGCTGAGTTGGTCGCGGTGGCCCCCGACGTTGCAGTCGTGATGCGCGACGGTGAGCAGGTCGAGATCGCCGCACATCAGGTGCGCATGGGCGAGATCGTGCTCGTAAAGAACGGAGCGAAAGTTCCCGTCGACGGGCAGGTCGTGTCAGGCACCGGAGCGATCGACGAGGCATCGATCACGGGTGAGTCGATCCCGGTCGAAAAGACGAAGTCAGATCACGTGTTTGCGGGCACGATCTCGCGGGGCGGATTCCTACAGGTCATGGCGACCGGCATCGGAGCCGACACGACGCTCGCGCGCATCATTCACCGTGTCGAAGAAGCGCAGGATGCGAAAGCGAAAACGCAGGCATTCATCGACCGATTCTCGAAGTGGTACACGCCCGCGGTGATGGTACTCGCGCTTGCGGCGGGCCTCATCTCTGGTGACGTAGTGCTCGGCCTCACGTTGCTCGTGATCGGTTGCCCGGGCGCGCTCGTCATCTCGATTCCCGTGGCGATCGTAGCGGGAATCGGCCGCTCGGCCCGCAACGGGATTCTCATCAAGGGCGGCGAGTACCTCGAAACCTCGGCCAAGATCTCGGCCGTCGCAGTCGATAAGACGGGGACTCTCACCGAGGGCCGCCCGGTACTCACCGACATCGTTGTGCTCAATCCTGAAGCGGATCGGCGCGAGGTGCTTCGCTGGGCAGCCGCCGCAGAAGCAGGGTCCGAGCACCCACTTGCCCGCCCGATCCTCGACACCGCACGAGAAGAAGGAGTGGCCCCCGAGGGGCTTCCGGGATCGGTCACACCGGTCGTGGGCAAGGGGATCGTGGCCGACGCTCACGACAAGCGGGTACTCATCGGTAACGTGCCGCTGCTCGAACAGTACGGGATCGTGAACGACGCGGGGGCGGCTGTGGCTGCGAAGAAACTGGCGGCGGCAGGCAAGACCCCGATGATTGTCGCGGTCGATGAGAGCCTGCTTGGCGTAATCGGTGTCGCAGATACGATCCGCGAGGATGCCCCCGAGATGATCAGGCGCTTGCACGCTAGCGGGGTGCAGAAGGTGGTGATGCTCACCGGAGATACGCGCCTTGTCGCCGAAGCCATCGGTGAGGCGGTCGGCATCGATGAGATCCATGCTTCGTTGCTACCCGAGGACAAGCTCGACGCTGTCGCGCGGTTGCAGCGCGAGGGGCACACGGTCGCGATGGTGGGCGACGGCGTGAACGACGCCCCGGCCCTCGCGACCGCCGACATTGGTGTTGCCATGGGTGCAGCGGGCTCAGCGGTGGCCGTGGAGACGGCAGACATTGCCCTGATGGGTGACAACCTCTTGAAACTGCCCGAAGCAATCAGCCTCGCCAAACGCACCGTGAACGTCATGCGCCAGAACATCTGGATCGCGCTCATCACCGTTGTCGTGCTGCTCGTCGGGGTCTTCGCAGGGGGTGTCACGATGGCTATCGGCATGCTCGTGCACGAGGGATCGGTGCTCATCGTAATCCTCAACGCGGTGCGCCTGCTGCGCAACACCCAAGGAGCCACTGCGTTGTCGAGGAGTGAACGCGCCCGAGCCGCACATGAAACAGGCCGCCCGGTCGAACCAGCCACGGCCCAGAGTTCATCCGAACTTCCATCTTGA
- a CDS encoding NADP-dependent oxidoreductase, translated as MSKALVFAAYGGPETQELVERPAPAPGPGELAIEVKAAGVNPADWKIRAGQMGSHWPLPAPMGREASGVVTAVGAEVENFAVGDMVLGLAAKGQGTFAKHTVLDAAQTVQKPEELSFVDAAALPVAGATAYDVTHQIELEPGQTMLILGAGGGVGLMAAQIGNVHKFTVIGVASAAKQELVESTGATFVASGEGAADRVRAIAPEGVDVLIDLVGGQAVRDLAVVAKDPSVIISTADPTTVQQLGGVAVVRTREGLEKVTGVAQYGLVDPQVTDRYSLDRAAEAVAMVEAGHTAGKVIIEP; from the coding sequence ATGTCGAAAGCGCTGGTCTTCGCCGCCTATGGCGGCCCCGAGACGCAGGAACTCGTTGAACGCCCCGCACCGGCGCCTGGGCCTGGAGAGCTCGCGATCGAAGTGAAAGCGGCCGGGGTGAACCCTGCTGACTGGAAGATCCGTGCGGGGCAGATGGGCTCCCACTGGCCGCTTCCCGCACCGATGGGCCGAGAGGCCTCCGGTGTCGTCACCGCCGTAGGCGCAGAGGTCGAGAACTTCGCTGTCGGTGACATGGTGCTCGGCCTCGCGGCCAAAGGACAGGGAACGTTCGCGAAGCACACAGTGTTGGATGCGGCACAAACCGTCCAGAAGCCCGAAGAGCTTTCCTTTGTTGACGCTGCAGCACTGCCTGTCGCAGGGGCGACTGCGTATGACGTGACGCATCAGATCGAGCTGGAACCTGGTCAGACGATGCTGATTCTTGGCGCCGGAGGTGGGGTCGGGCTGATGGCGGCGCAGATCGGCAATGTGCACAAGTTCACGGTCATCGGTGTGGCCAGTGCAGCGAAGCAGGAACTGGTGGAGTCGACCGGTGCGACGTTCGTTGCCTCCGGGGAGGGTGCGGCTGACCGGGTGCGTGCCATCGCGCCGGAGGGTGTTGATGTGCTCATCGACCTGGTCGGTGGGCAGGCGGTTCGTGATCTCGCGGTCGTCGCCAAAGACCCGAGCGTCATCATCAGTACCGCAGACCCGACCACCGTGCAGCAACTCGGTGGCGTAGCGGTGGTGCGCACGCGTGAAGGGCTCGAGAAGGTCACCGGCGTCGCCCAGTACGGTCTCGTCGACCCGCAGGTGACGGACCGGTACAGTCTCGATCGGGCTGCGGAAGCCGTCGCCATGGTGGAGGCCGGGCACACTGCCGGCAAAGTGATCATCGAACCATGA
- a CDS encoding class I SAM-dependent methyltransferase, translating into MTQLPEAPTDAVFTEARTSDPVASINRVADAYGSPEVDIEGILGAEISPDDPDRAVIEPWAAAVDGPILDVGAGTGRWTGHLARLGHTVEGLEPSDRLITIARARHPAVVFHHDSIEDLARCETRWGGILAWYSTIHMSSEELLHALVTLRTRLGDGGSLLMSFFAGPRLEVFDHPVAAAYRWPMNKMVEALTHAGFEVIGQRSNPRTPHAYITARATPGFS; encoded by the coding sequence ATGACCCAGCTGCCTGAGGCACCGACGGACGCCGTATTCACAGAAGCACGGACGTCTGATCCTGTGGCCTCAATAAACCGGGTGGCCGATGCATACGGGTCGCCTGAGGTTGATATCGAGGGCATTCTCGGTGCCGAGATCTCACCGGATGACCCTGATCGTGCGGTCATCGAGCCGTGGGCCGCGGCAGTCGATGGCCCCATTCTCGATGTCGGCGCGGGTACCGGGCGTTGGACCGGTCACCTCGCACGCCTCGGACACACGGTGGAAGGGCTCGAGCCATCGGATCGCCTCATCACGATTGCCCGAGCCAGACATCCCGCGGTTGTGTTCCATCACGATTCCATCGAAGATCTCGCCCGTTGCGAGACCCGCTGGGGCGGGATCCTCGCCTGGTATTCGACCATTCACATGAGTTCAGAAGAGCTCCTACACGCGCTCGTAACACTGCGCACTCGGCTGGGTGACGGCGGATCGCTGCTGATGTCCTTTTTCGCGGGGCCGCGGCTGGAGGTATTCGACCATCCGGTCGCCGCCGCATACCGGTGGCCGATGAACAAAATGGTCGAAGCCCTCACCCACGCCGGGTTCGAGGTGATCGGGCAGCGCTCGAACCCGCGGACGCCCCACGCGTACATCACTGCACGCGCCACCCCTGGCTTCAGCTGA
- a CDS encoding Crp/Fnr family transcriptional regulator, which translates to MPLAVSTDVDADPANDLCVARVPLFQGLTHTQQVEVAGFARTVRLDAVEQAYIAGSDMSQLMVVHTGQVKIARTSAAGHEQVIRVLGPGDFIGESAFLTGTRPDHAAEALVYTELCVFRHADLGRLVEKYPSIGPCMLQGVSQRLEDTEARLASVISGNVSSRLADCLLSLPATPGPRGAIDVTLPLAKKDIALLLSTTPESLSRQLRKLTDTGVISQQEQGRITITDVTALTALSTLTRRD; encoded by the coding sequence ATGCCGTTGGCTGTTTCAACCGATGTGGATGCTGATCCAGCAAATGATCTCTGCGTGGCCCGTGTACCACTGTTTCAAGGGCTCACACATACGCAGCAAGTGGAAGTTGCAGGATTTGCACGTACCGTCCGATTAGACGCTGTCGAGCAGGCGTATATAGCAGGCTCGGATATGTCGCAGTTGATGGTGGTGCACACCGGTCAGGTGAAGATCGCTCGAACAAGTGCGGCTGGGCACGAGCAGGTGATCCGGGTCCTCGGGCCGGGCGACTTCATCGGAGAGTCCGCGTTTCTCACCGGCACGAGACCCGATCACGCAGCAGAAGCGCTCGTGTATACTGAACTGTGCGTGTTCCGTCATGCCGATCTCGGGCGTCTCGTCGAGAAGTATCCGAGCATCGGGCCGTGCATGCTGCAAGGAGTGAGTCAGCGCTTGGAAGATACTGAGGCGCGACTGGCTTCTGTCATCTCGGGAAACGTGAGCTCTCGTCTCGCCGATTGCCTGCTCTCGCTCCCTGCGACGCCAGGGCCGCGAGGAGCCATCGACGTGACGCTGCCGCTCGCAAAGAAGGACATCGCCTTGCTCCTGTCCACGACACCAGAGTCCCTCAGTCGGCAACTTCGCAAACTCACAGACACCGGGGTGATCTCACAACAGGAACAGGGGCGGATCACGATCACTGATGTGACCGCGCTCACCGCACTCTCAACCCTCACGAGGAGAGACTGA
- a CDS encoding heavy metal translocating P-type ATPase: MSSTVDFLRNRKLMMFVLVGLATGVMLWLTGAEMALGVTAYLVLGIVIVITAIDMFKDLMRGHWGLDILAVIAMIATLAVQEYVAGLIIALMLTGGEALEDLAARRASRELDQLLNRAPAFAGRIHPVTGEVERIAIEEVKVGDELLVRSSEILPVDGVLLSDHATIDESSVTGEPIPVNYHAGDPLLSGTVNRTTSFTMRAQKVAADSNYASIVRLVEEAVDSRAPMVRLADRYAVPFTIVSLLIAGFAWFLSGDPVRFAEVLVVATPCPLLIATPVAFMGGMSSAAKLNVIIKDGGVLEVLARVRAVAFDKTGTLTEGKADVVEIHPAARTVDETLQLAAAAEQYSVHVFADPIVASARTQQLELPEVVTADEVATNGVLASLADGTSVRVGKPSFIEEVTGPIDRPVLSAGETAVYVSVGDELAGVIILSDPIREQSADTVSRLRRAGVAEIAMVTGDITSTAESVAHAVDIQTVHAETTPQTKVRIVQAMRPRPVLMVGDGINDAPVLAAADVGVAMAGRGATVASESAAAVIISNDIARVADVAYVSRRTVQIALQSIWMGIIISVGLMLVAAFGYLPAVVGALLQEIVDLVAILSALRALRAHRGARRESPARREVPVG; this comes from the coding sequence ATGTCATCGACGGTGGATTTTCTTCGCAACCGCAAGCTCATGATGTTCGTGCTCGTCGGTTTGGCGACCGGGGTTATGCTCTGGCTGACCGGCGCAGAGATGGCTCTCGGGGTCACCGCATACTTGGTGCTCGGTATCGTGATCGTGATCACCGCGATCGACATGTTCAAAGATCTGATGCGCGGGCATTGGGGGCTCGACATTCTTGCGGTCATCGCCATGATCGCGACACTCGCCGTACAGGAATATGTCGCGGGGCTCATCATCGCGTTGATGCTCACCGGAGGGGAAGCACTCGAAGACCTCGCCGCTCGCCGCGCGAGCCGAGAACTCGACCAACTGTTGAACCGAGCCCCAGCATTCGCGGGTCGAATTCACCCGGTAACAGGTGAGGTCGAACGCATCGCGATCGAAGAGGTGAAGGTCGGCGACGAACTGCTGGTGCGCTCCTCAGAGATCCTCCCCGTCGACGGGGTGCTCCTATCGGATCACGCGACGATTGATGAATCATCCGTGACCGGTGAACCGATCCCGGTGAACTACCACGCGGGCGACCCACTGCTTTCTGGAACGGTCAACAGAACGACGAGCTTCACGATGCGCGCGCAGAAGGTGGCAGCCGATTCGAACTACGCCTCGATCGTACGGTTGGTCGAGGAGGCCGTGGACTCCCGGGCACCGATGGTGCGACTCGCCGACCGTTATGCGGTGCCGTTCACCATTGTGTCATTGCTGATTGCGGGCTTCGCGTGGTTTCTCAGCGGGGATCCGGTGCGATTTGCCGAGGTGCTCGTCGTGGCGACGCCGTGCCCGCTGCTCATCGCCACCCCGGTCGCGTTTATGGGCGGGATGAGTTCCGCGGCAAAGCTCAACGTCATCATCAAAGACGGTGGCGTGTTAGAGGTGCTCGCCCGGGTCCGTGCAGTCGCATTCGACAAGACCGGCACCTTGACCGAAGGTAAAGCCGACGTCGTCGAGATTCACCCTGCTGCTCGCACCGTAGACGAGACGCTGCAGCTCGCGGCCGCCGCCGAGCAGTACTCCGTGCACGTGTTCGCCGATCCGATCGTGGCATCGGCACGCACACAGCAACTTGAGCTTCCCGAAGTGGTGACGGCCGACGAGGTGGCAACAAACGGTGTCCTCGCCTCTCTGGCAGACGGCACTTCGGTGCGAGTGGGCAAGCCCTCATTTATCGAAGAGGTGACCGGGCCGATCGATCGACCCGTACTCTCAGCTGGGGAGACGGCCGTCTACGTATCGGTCGGTGACGAGCTCGCCGGAGTGATCATCTTGTCCGACCCGATTCGTGAGCAGTCTGCAGACACGGTGTCCCGTCTTCGCCGAGCAGGCGTAGCCGAGATCGCGATGGTGACCGGTGATATCACGTCGACCGCGGAGTCTGTCGCACACGCGGTCGACATTCAGACGGTGCACGCTGAGACCACTCCCCAGACCAAGGTGCGGATTGTGCAGGCGATGCGGCCGAGACCCGTACTCATGGTCGGCGATGGGATCAATGATGCCCCGGTGCTCGCGGCCGCCGATGTCGGTGTTGCGATGGCGGGCAGGGGTGCAACGGTCGCGAGCGAGTCAGCAGCGGCGGTGATCATCTCGAACGACATCGCGCGAGTGGCAGATGTGGCCTATGTCTCGCGGCGCACGGTGCAGATCGCCCTGCAGTCGATCTGGATGGGCATCATCATCTCAGTCGGTTTGATGCTCGTCGCCGCATTCGGCTATTTGCCGGCGGTGGTGGGAGCGCTGCTGCAAGAGATTGTTGACCTTGTGGCCATTCTGTCGGCGCTCCGCGCGCTCCGAGCGCACCGGGGTGCGCGGCGCGAGAGCCCTGCTCGGCGGGAAGTGCCGGTAGGCTAA
- a CDS encoding metal-sensitive transcriptional regulator, with the protein MSSTTESHASHHGYIDDKKRYLQRMKRIEGLARGIANMIDEEQYCIHILTHVSALTRSLQGVATGLLDDHLKHCVLDAAKLSDEAAHEKIQESTAAVNRLIRS; encoded by the coding sequence ATGTCATCAACCACTGAATCGCACGCGTCGCACCACGGGTATATCGACGATAAGAAGCGCTACCTGCAGCGCATGAAACGAATCGAAGGTTTGGCCCGGGGCATCGCGAACATGATCGACGAAGAGCAGTACTGTATCCACATTCTGACCCATGTCAGTGCGCTCACCCGCTCGCTGCAGGGGGTGGCGACGGGGCTGCTCGATGATCACCTGAAGCACTGTGTGCTCGATGCCGCCAAGCTTAGCGACGAGGCCGCCCACGAGAAAATTCAGGAGTCCACTGCCGCGGTCAACCGGCTGATCCGATCGTGA